Proteins encoded together in one Lathyrus oleraceus cultivar Zhongwan6 chromosome 5, CAAS_Psat_ZW6_1.0, whole genome shotgun sequence window:
- the LOC127078746 gene encoding ATP-dependent RNA helicase DEAH11, chloroplastic-like, giving the protein MEERKLQTKTLTGFGTILLKRFCGKSNSNLLGHVSRIRKACLDERIFVEVKVDENLIQLYAASHDMNTTTMLVSDVLEYGKKRLRTECMEKCLYHGSGSASPMALFGSGAEIKHLELEKHSLSVDVYHSNINAIDDKELLMFFEKNTSGSICAVYKFQGMGKDPPDREKWGKITFLSPDAAKRAVELDGDEFCGSNLKILPSQSAMGGDKTFLFPEVKARIFWPRRLSRGFGIVICDKNDVNIEWYTPLSP; this is encoded by the exons ATGGAAGAACGGAAGTTGCAAACTAAGACATTGACTGGTTTTGGCACTATTCTTCTCAAAAGATTTTGTGGGAAATCCAACAGTAATTTGCTTGGTCATGTTTCACGTATTAGGAAAGCTTGTTTGGATGAAAGAATCTTTGTTGAAGTGAAAGTTGACGAGAATCTCATCCAGTTATATGCCGCTTCACACGATATGAATACAACTACTATGTTGGTGAGTGATGTTTTAGAATACGGGAAAAAGAGGTTACGCACAGAATGTATGGAAAAATGTTTGTATCACGGGTCTGGTTCTGCATCAC CTATGGCTTTGTTTGGGTCTGGTGCTGAGATAAAGCATCTGGAACTCGAGAAGCATTCCCTGAGTGTTGATGTGTATCACTCAAACATAAATGCAATTGATGACAAGGAGCTCCTGATGTTTTTTGAAAAGAATACCTCAGGTTCTATATGTGCTGTGTACAAGTTCCAAGGAATGGGGAAGGATCCTCCAGATAGAGAAAAGTGGGGCAAGATAACATTTTTGTCCCCTGATGCTGCCAAAAGAGCCGTTGAGCTGGATGGAGACGAGTTTTGCGGCTCGAACTTGAAAATACTTCCTTCACAATCAGCTATGGGAGGGGATAAAACATTTTTATTTCCTGAAGTTAAAGCAAGAATTTTCTGGCCTCGCAGACTTAGCAGAGGATTTGGCATAGTTATATGTGATAAAAATGATGTCAATAtagagtggtatacaccattatcaccatga